A single window of Leeuwenhoekiella sp. MAR_2009_132 DNA harbors:
- a CDS encoding sodium:solute symporter → MQPTTILLLIAGYFITLMLVSYFTGKGGSNDDFFKASKQSPWYLVAFGMIGASLSGVTFISVPGWVEASQFSYFQVVLGYTLGYAVIGLVLLPLYYKLNLTSIYAYLGGRFGINSYKTGASFFLLSRVVGASFRLYLVANVLQLLVFDSMNVPFWVTVTITILLIWLYTFKSGIKTIVWTDTLQTLFMLTALGVAIYFLSSDLGLTPGSFFNFIAESDMSQMFFFEDWKSKDFFFKQFISGAFIAIVMTGLDQDMMQKNLTCRTLKDAQKNMFWFTIVLTIVNLIFLALGVLLTVYARNNGIEASKDDLFPFIATQSGLGFGIAICFILGLIAAAYSSADSALTALTTSFSIDILEIEKKYTAAKQIVIRKRIHIAASLLIILVIIGFKYIIADESVIAKLFVFAGYTYGPLLGLYAFGLFTKWNVKDKIVPLVCVAAPILAYTISELTLKYLDFEFGFFILILNGLLTFLGLVSIRTQKN, encoded by the coding sequence ATGCAACCCACCACCATACTCCTACTCATTGCCGGCTATTTTATTACGCTAATGCTGGTTTCCTATTTTACAGGAAAAGGAGGTTCTAACGATGATTTTTTTAAAGCCAGTAAGCAATCGCCATGGTATTTAGTCGCCTTTGGGATGATAGGCGCCTCCCTGTCTGGCGTTACGTTTATATCTGTTCCGGGCTGGGTAGAAGCCTCACAGTTTAGCTACTTTCAGGTAGTTTTAGGCTACACCTTAGGTTATGCTGTGATAGGTCTAGTATTGCTGCCGCTTTATTATAAACTCAACCTAACCTCCATTTATGCCTATTTAGGGGGTCGATTTGGTATCAACTCCTATAAAACAGGTGCTTCTTTCTTTCTGTTAAGCCGCGTTGTAGGCGCCAGTTTTAGATTATATCTGGTAGCAAATGTGTTACAACTGCTGGTTTTTGACAGTATGAACGTACCTTTTTGGGTGACCGTTACCATCACTATTTTACTAATCTGGCTGTACACCTTTAAAAGTGGGATAAAAACTATTGTGTGGACAGATACGCTGCAGACCCTATTTATGCTAACCGCATTGGGTGTTGCCATATATTTCTTATCATCAGATTTAGGGTTGACTCCGGGATCTTTTTTCAATTTTATTGCAGAAAGTGATATGTCTCAAATGTTCTTTTTTGAGGATTGGAAGAGTAAAGACTTTTTCTTTAAACAATTTATAAGTGGTGCGTTTATCGCTATTGTAATGACCGGTCTTGATCAGGATATGATGCAAAAAAACCTCACCTGCAGAACCCTAAAAGATGCTCAGAAAAATATGTTTTGGTTTACCATTGTACTTACTATTGTAAATCTCATCTTTTTGGCTTTAGGTGTTTTACTTACCGTTTACGCCCGCAATAACGGGATTGAAGCTTCTAAAGATGATTTATTTCCGTTTATTGCAACCCAGTCTGGATTAGGTTTTGGTATCGCGATTTGTTTTATTTTAGGACTTATCGCTGCTGCTTATTCTAGTGCAGACAGTGCCCTTACAGCACTTACGACTTCCTTTAGTATAGATATTCTAGAGATTGAAAAAAAATACACAGCCGCAAAGCAAATCGTCATTCGTAAAAGAATACATATTGCTGCTTCCCTATTAATAATTCTGGTGATTATAGGTTTTAAATATATTATTGCAGATGAGAGCGTGATTGCTAAACTTTTTGTTTTTGCGGGGTATACCTATGGTCCTTTATTAGGCTTGTATGCGTTCGGTTTATTTACAAAATGGAATGTAAAAGACAAAATTGTACCCTTAGTTTGTGTCGCCGCTCCTATTCTGGCTTATACAATAAGCGAACTAACGCTGAAGTATCTTGATTTTGAATTTGGCTTCTTTATTCTCATTCTCAACGGCCTATTAACCTTTTTAGGTTTAGTAAGTATTCGTACTCAAAAGAACTAA
- a CDS encoding phosphatase PAP2 family protein, which yields MNELQQLDHEVYLFLNNLGTETWDPFWLFITNKWCSIPLYVFLLILIYKKFGVKGTLYTLVTVALLITATDQLANVFKHGFERLRPCRQEGVMEQARFIAVRCGSFGYFSAHAASSMGLAVFVGLLLKARYKWIFPVLFVWAVFIGYSRIYVGVHYPGDVLTGMLIGGLIGLVMFYLHRFGFARIFKDN from the coding sequence ATGAACGAATTACAGCAACTGGATCACGAGGTTTATCTTTTTCTCAACAACCTGGGAACAGAGACGTGGGATCCTTTCTGGCTTTTTATTACCAATAAATGGTGCAGCATACCGCTCTACGTTTTTTTACTGATTTTAATTTATAAGAAATTTGGTGTTAAAGGGACGCTGTATACCCTGGTTACCGTAGCACTTTTGATAACCGCTACAGATCAGCTGGCAAATGTTTTTAAACACGGTTTTGAGCGTTTGCGACCTTGCCGACAGGAAGGAGTAATGGAGCAGGCGCGTTTTATCGCAGTTAGATGTGGGAGTTTTGGGTATTTTTCTGCACACGCAGCAAGCTCAATGGGTCTGGCCGTATTTGTAGGACTTTTATTAAAAGCACGTTACAAATGGATATTTCCCGTGTTGTTTGTTTGGGCCGTATTTATAGGGTATAGTCGTATATATGTAGGTGTTCATTATCCCGGTGATGTTTTAACCGGTATGTTAATAGGTGGCTTGATAGGTTTAGTTATGTTCTATCTGCACCGTTTTGGCTTTGCCAGAATTTTTAAAGATAATTAG
- a CDS encoding NAD-dependent epimerase/dehydratase family protein: MKALVTGAAGFIGSHCAERLKAMDFDVVGIDNFSPYYSPDLKNRNAKTLKNAGIPIEIVDLRKPEDFKKLKADFNYIFHFAAQPGIAATSTFEDYLMNNLVATKNLMDFALTCKDLKLFTNISTSSIYGLRATLTEDAAPEPASLYGVTKLAAEQLVLSKARENQIKSCSLRLFSVYGPRERPEKLYTKLIGCGFFHQEFPLFEGSETHVRSFTFVDDIIDGVVSVIGKEAVVDGEVINLGTEQEHTTGEGMAIVEELLDTQIRKDIVGKRGGDQMFTKANIDKARRLLNYNPTTTLKDGLAKQIDWYRKEFVE, from the coding sequence ATGAAAGCATTAGTAACCGGTGCAGCCGGTTTTATAGGTTCACATTGTGCAGAGCGTTTAAAAGCGATGGATTTTGACGTGGTAGGAATAGATAATTTCTCGCCTTATTACAGTCCCGATCTTAAAAATAGAAATGCAAAAACTCTTAAGAATGCAGGTATTCCTATTGAAATAGTTGATTTAAGAAAGCCTGAAGATTTTAAAAAATTAAAGGCAGATTTTAATTATATCTTTCATTTTGCTGCTCAACCCGGTATTGCTGCGACTTCAACCTTTGAAGATTATTTGATGAACAATCTGGTGGCGACAAAAAATCTAATGGATTTTGCTCTTACCTGCAAAGACTTAAAACTTTTTACTAATATTTCTACGTCTTCAATTTATGGTCTAAGAGCAACCTTAACCGAAGATGCAGCGCCAGAACCGGCCTCGCTTTACGGTGTTACAAAACTAGCGGCAGAACAACTGGTATTGTCAAAGGCCAGAGAAAATCAAATTAAGTCTTGTTCTTTACGATTGTTTTCAGTTTATGGGCCTCGCGAGCGTCCTGAGAAATTGTACACAAAACTAATAGGTTGTGGTTTCTTTCATCAGGAATTTCCACTTTTTGAAGGTAGCGAGACTCACGTACGCAGTTTTACTTTTGTAGATGATATTATTGACGGCGTGGTAAGCGTTATAGGTAAAGAAGCGGTCGTAGATGGCGAAGTGATTAATCTGGGAACCGAGCAGGAGCACACCACTGGCGAGGGAATGGCAATCGTAGAAGAATTATTAGATACGCAGATACGTAAAGATATTGTAGGCAAACGGGGCGGAGATCAAATGTTTACTAAAGCAAATATTGATAAAGCCAGACGCTTGTTAAATTATAATCCTACTACGACTTTAAAAGATGGTTTAGCTAAGCAAATAGACTGGTATCGAAAAGAATTTGTAGAGTAA